AACATTGCTCCAAACAGGAGGAACATTTTGGAGGTGTGTGCTTGTAGAGAGGGGAAATGGGTTTGTAGGTTGTGAGTATCCCTTTCACAGCAGGAAGAGATGAATCAAGGATAGGATATTTGCCCTTGGTGGGAATTAGTCACCACTCAGCTCTTTCCAAAGCTTTGCCTCAGTTATGATTTCCTTGATCAGCCCCTGGTTTAAGGGGTAGAGCTACAAGCTGCTTATTTTGATTCAATTCAGAACAGCATTTGTCAtaaaagaagcagctggtgCCATTTTCTTGTTtaagaaaaatagaattttactTTAAATAACTAGTCTGCTTTCCTTCTAGAGAGACAAACTGCAAGAGCAGCAACAAAAATAACAAGTGGCAGGCTCAAGTGCCTCAGACAATACTTTTGCTCCACTCTGTGTTCTAGGATGCTGTTCCCAGTGGAGGGAACAATTTACTGGGAAAAACACTTCTCCTACATCAGCCAGCCTGATTCCAGCTCCTGTCACCACTGCAGCAACGACATCTCCTTATAAGATTTTAACTTTTGTGTTTTTCAAATCCTACACTGTATTAGTGCATAGCTCTAAACTCTATGGAAAGAGTTAACTCTCCCCATGTTTTGGTCAGACAAACAATCCTTCTGGGCCTGTGATCCAAAGACACCCtacagcctcaggccccaaaaaggataaagaaaagtgaattggagggggggaactgggggtaaataacttcattacctgaagctgtaattgagGATTAACTCCTGATATGTAAAAGAACAAACTTATAATTGTCTGAAAAACTCATGACCATTGTCTATCCTAGGTGTAACCCCTTGGGGAGGTTTTGactttacattttccatttcaagggaggctcctgccttccttagcagacacctggcttttcaAACCCAGACACCTTCCTACAGCCCAGGCAGCACcagggacaggcactgatgTGTGGCTCTGTGTCCTTTGCTTCCACCTCTGATTCCTTCCATGCATTGCTCAGGTTCACCAGACCTGTCTCACTCTGCCTTGTTTGCCATAAAGCTTTGGGacactgagctcctgcaggatcTGGCTCCCTTGGAGAAATCATGGCAAATCTGGAGCATTTTCCAGATGTCCTTCACTGCTCCCGCTTTTGAgcaagcagcaaaaagtttgtGTCAAACTGTGCCACGTCCAGACCCTGAGCTTTGTGTCTCTTGTGTCCCATGAGGGGCCTcaacagccccaggagctgtgtCACTGAGCCTGGTGTGGCtgcagaatatatatatatataataatatatgtattatatatattattatgtaTAATAATATGTCACCTCTGTCACCAAGGCCAGCCCCACGTCctcaggtgtccctgcagggacaggggacagccaggaatGCTGGGTCACTGCTGCTCTTTCTGGAAATTCCTCACAGATATTTAACCGGAGAAGGGATTTGCCTTCCAAAAACCTGGAGGATTCTCCTGCGGTCCAGCCAGACACTGAAAAGCAGCTTTCCCTACTGAACATAAAGTTGTAATGTATTTAGATTTCAGGGTCTTGGAGACCACAGGAATGCACCGCCAAAATAAATCCAGCATGGTTACCACCTCTGTCTTGATCCTGTTTGTCCTACTCTCCTATAtatcatcattgcaaaaatcctcaaaaagcTGTTTCCTACTTAATTGATGGACAGTAATTTTTAATATCCAGACAGATATTTTTTATCTTCTTCCAAAAACATTTTGCTTGGCTTTAGAATTCATTGTACCTCATTTACACCACATTACACAAAATCTATATCAGCAGCTTTCTGATGTATCAAAGCCACCCACTAGCCTTGGCTGGAGCAGAGGTTTACAGCCTCTGGTCTGGGGATGtctgagagaagaaaaagatcCATGGGGTCACTTTCCAGGCCTTCATTAAATTAAGAAAAGAGACCTCTGGTCTGCCGGCTCAAATCCACAGACAGGCTGTCTGCTTCTCCCCTCAAAAATATTGCAGGAATCTgccaagctggagcagcagtgccatggaaatGGGGCCATCAGATGGGAGGAATTATTGCCCAGCCCAGAGGAGGTGCATGGGCACAGAGAATTCTCTTGCAGGGGCCATCCAGGCTATGGGAACAGGGCCAAAGAGCCACTCACACCCCCCTACACGCCCCAACACCCATCCTGCTCACTCCATGCTTTGTGTCCCACTGGGGAAAAGCACCCTGCATCAGGgtctgtgtgctggggagctctTTGCAGGACACTGAACCCACTCAGAGAGTGGGAACAGTCAGTAAAAGGGAAATAACAAAAatggaaatgggatttttcacATTGCCAGGTACCCCATGAAAAATGCCATCTGCTGTGGCAGACGGGCTTTGTGCTTTTCCTACACCCCAGCAAGGGCCAGAGGGTTCCAACAGGTCCTTCCTGAGGAGCCACCAAGCCTGTGGCAGCCAGGAGCCCCTTTGTGCTGGGTTTTGGTCCAGTGCCCAGCACAACAGAGCCTGAATGATGGCTGAGACTGAGCTACCACACAAATAAATAACAGCCACAAAAAACAATCATTCACATTAGAAGACTTGCCTGCCCAGGCCTAGTGAGAGCTTTTGGGATTACCTTCCTCATGAGGAAAACTCAGCTCCTTGGGAATACTCTGAGCCTCCATCCCTGAAGGAAAAGGGGCAGCGACAGAGTGGCAGCCAAGCCATAAGGTGTGCAAAATAGATGGGGAGGTGAGCTGAGTTTGCTGATGGTTCCCACTTCAAAAAAGGGATTGAATCCTGTTTCTTTGTCTGTTGTCTCCCTCCCCTCAgtcccagagcccagcagggtgAGAGgtgggctggctgtggcttcaCAAGTGTCAGCACTGCCCTTGGGGCCCTCCTGAACACAAGGGAGAGGtgagagacagggagagatgTGTGGAAGGATGGAAAGGTGTTATTTACACACAAACCAACACAGCCATTTCAAAGGGAACCTGCCTTGCCCACAGGTGACCCTGAGAGGGCTGTGGGTTTGTGCTAGACAGAGGGAACAACTGCAAGGTACTACtgctaacaaaaaaaaagcacagataGTCAAAGAGTCACTCTCTGGAAGCTTCCTCTGCCCCTTGTCCCTCTTTTCTCACTCCCACTGCTTTGAACACATTTCACATTTAGAGATGGGTTTTGGCTGTTGAGGGAAGCACGTGGTTTCTGAGGGCCCCGTGGCTGTCCTAGCTGAGCCTCCTCTGGGTCTGAGAGAGCAGGTCTGTGTAAATTTTGGATCTCAGGAACCTGGGGTACGAGTCTTTCTCCATCAGGCTGTGCACCTTCCCCTGGGCTTGGTCAAAACAAGACAGGGAGGGCTCCTGCACATTTCTTCTGGTCAGCTCCCGTGTCTGGAAGTCTATGTTCAcctggggaaagcagcagaagaGAGTTTGGCACTAAGTGTCCAGCTGGCCTCCTTCAAATGCCTCATTCCCtctctgccatggcagcagaACCAAGGTCCTACCCCTGCCCATGCCTGAACAGCCCCCACAGTGATTCAGGGCTGTGAGTTCTGCCCCAAGCCTGGAGAAGTTGGGTTTATAGTGATCTGAGcacttctgaaataattttatttttactgaaatCACTTTACTTTTACTAAAATCACTTTTGAAATTACTTTCTTTCAGACTCTTAGGCAGCACATCACCTAAAGCTCCTGACTCAGCCAACCTCTCTCCTGTTCCCTCTCTTCTTCACCACATGCCTAATGGGTGAATAAACTTTTCACTGGGTTTAAACCACTAGTACATTCTTATTAAATGTCTCCAAACTCGGCTGATCTAAAATAAACTGTTTGATTTTTCCCATAGCAGCTTCATGTTACAATATCTGGAGGAGAGGcttggaaaaataaatgttatgACTGCCATTTGTTTGCAAAGGCAGCCAGTGGAGttttcctgctctccttccctAGCAGGGTAATCAGCATTTTTTAGGGTTATtgtctggaagaaaaaaaaaaaaaaggctgaaaaaaatgttatttgttGTTATTAATTCAGTGTCCAAACTGGAAGGAGACTGGAAAGTAAAGCTGTCTGCCTCAACATGAATATCAGCAGTATGGATTAACTCTAATAATTTCATATTCTAAGCATGACAAAATGATGTAACAGTGCTAAGGAAACATCATCACAGCACCAAATTGTAGGAAGGACCCCCATCCTACCTGCATTCCTATTTCTAATCAAAAATCAGCCTTCCAGTCCTTAAAATCTCATTTGGCTTCCTGAATAACAGTGGGAAAATGCTCAAGGAGAGCATGGAGACAGCCACACACCTCAGTGCAAATCTGGGTCCTTTCCAGTGGCCTTGCAATGgccttcccagctgggagagggaggaaaatgaggaaaattagCCCTTTTTGGGTCCCTGACAGGCACCCATGCATGACTGGGAGAGGCTGGGTGCAGTGAGAGCacctctggctgtgctgtgattgCAGTGACACAACCCAGCGTGGTCACCAGGCTGGACCTGGCAGTGCCATCAGCCTGTGGAGTGCTTGAAAGGGGATTTAACAATCCCAGGCTCCAGGGTGTGACTGCATTTTCTGTTCAGCTCAGAGTTACTGTTTGTATCTCTCAGGAGGTGTAGGTGAGGGGGGAGTTAGTCAGAAGCTCTGCCCCCTTGGGAGTCAACAAGTtactcacagaatcacagggttggaagagacctccaagatcatcgagtccaacccaaccggcacccagtgccacatccaggctttgttaaacacacccagggatggtgactccaccacctccctgggcagccattccagagctttatcactctttctgcaatatccagcctgtatttcccttggtgcagcttgaagctgtgtgctctggttgtgtcagtgctgcctggagaaagagcccagccccagctgagcacagccactTTTCAGGGGTTgtagagtgataaggtcacccctgagtctccttttccccaggataaacacccccagctccctcagggctttGTTCCACTCATGGGTGGGATGGTCCTGGGCAAAGGGTCCTGCCAGGGAAGAGACCAACAGCCTGCTGAAGGCTGATAGAAATGACAGAAGCACTGTGAAATGCTCCTGGGGAGCTCAGTGAGGTTAGGAAATGTAGGCTGAGGTTGCCAGTGAACTCCCTGGCTGTGACTAATTCAGTACCATCAAAGCATTGTCCTCATCAGGGATGAGTCAGGGCgagcagaggcagctggagcagccaggaTGGCATGGCCACCGTCCTTAGCCACTCTCTGagagggaagggacagagggAGAGCACCCAGCTGGGGgtgacagccctgctgtgtgGCAGTGAGATGTAATAGCCTGTCTCAGCTATCCCGgttccttccccaggtgtgctaatcacctctcccttcccctcctttgGCCCTGCTTCAGCATTCCAGAATGAAGTGAATGAAGTGAAGAATCGAGTGATTGGCAGAGTTCCCTCGAGGCCCTTCTGGAATGCCAAGAATTGGCAAAGTTCAAAACATGCCTTACACCCCTTGAGGGACATTGAGCCATCCAGGTGTCATTTGTCCCCTGAGACTTCCCCCCatacctggttggtggctccctaccccttccctgcccctctccccaggGTTAAAAGACTCAGCAACCACGCTGTGGTTGtgttggagctgttgctgcattcagaggcctgtgggccaggaataaaactctggatcaaaaccctccatcagaacctGATTCCTTTCCTTCACCTCACCTTGAAGCTACTCCACCAGAGGTAAACCTGATCTCCTGCATGCCTGAACTTATCCCAAGTGCCCAGCTGCAgtatccagccagccaaaggtgtctctgaggtgaaaccaccacagctgccgcctttgGTCAAGCAGCAAGGGCAAGACGAGCCCAGACATGTTCCATCTGCCTATATTGGTATAAAATTCCAATACTGCTGGGTGCCCTGGCGTGCTGTGGCACCCCATACTCACCTCCCGAGGGGCCTGCACGTCGATGAACTCCTCGAAGATGCGCTGGGCCTTGGAGGCCAGCTTGGCCGCCGAGCGCGTCTTCTTGAAGTCCTCGCAGGCCAGCCAGAACTCCAGGTTCTCCTCACTGAACTCGGTCTTCAGGAAAGCACGGAAAGCTGCCAGCCCATCTGCCAGAGACACACAGGCAGGAGAGGgttgtgggaatccataaaaccagagggttttgggaaagctgcaaaaggcaggcctcagagacagcagagttGTGATTTAGAGCTATGCAGCAGTAATGAGATTGGTCAGCTCCAGCCCATGAAATCCCATGCTTCTTGTTTTGCTCTCTTCAGCCCacgttgtttgtgctcttggggctgagatttggatcatttgtccttggtgcccagctggagcaggaattgttttgtcttcctgctctgtgcacagagctcaccatcccctcatatggagcccagacccacacactaaagcagcacagaatctgaaaaatataataaagctaaaacctgaggcatcaagaAAAGGCAGGGAGCTGTTCCATTCTCAGACATCCTTCCACCTACCCAGCCTACCAAAGACAATTTATATTTCTCCCAAGCTCTGCCCATCCCAGGATGCATCCATAGCTTACACCACTGATGAGTCAGGCACCTGTGAGCTGCCACAAAGCCAAACATGACTTGATGTAACTctgaaaaaatgttttcctttgctaAGGTGgcaaaaagctttccttgggacTGGATCACCCACCCTTTGGAAAATTACTCATGGAATTATCAAGGTTCAGGTCATCTTAATGCCACAGTTTATAAGGCCTTATCTGCCACTAAGAAAGCCTTCAATAAAACATGGCTGATGTGGACTTGTTCCCTATGTTTTCTGTCATTTTGCTTTATTGCCTTGTGCCATTTTTAGTTCTTATTTAAACAGAAGAAAGCTCTCAGAGAGTCTGTTACAGCTCCAGTaaaggggagagggaaaggacTTGGCCTAATTACAGCTTGTCTAGTCAGTGGTAAAAGTGTGCTTATCACTTGCTAATGCTCAGCAATTGTGACATTTCAGTAATGCAATCTGAGTCAGCCAGGGCAGATTAGAAATATGGAAAGATTTATTAGGCAATCTGTGTTAAACCCCTGCCTGGGCCTATTTATGGACACAGCCattgttttttatttcctttccctgAACAGCACCAGGGGAGTTGATGCAGCTGAAGGCTTCACACATTCCCTTTCTCCTCAGGATAAACTTAGAttgtcctcttttttttttttttttttttttttttccagtaatgTACTTCTAACTCTTTCTGGTCTTTTGCAATAGCATCCAGGTTTTTGTAGTTCATGACTGGAAAGCTCTTGGCTACTTCCAAGCAGCTGTCTAAAAATATTGATGGAACTGGGGATGAGCCTGGTGAGGTCAGACTCCTTGGAAGGATGAAGGGAGCAAGGACAaggcatgtccagcctctcctccACCACCATCCTCAAGTtcttctgggcagggctgctcttgaTCTGTTCAACCTCCATTCTGGATTGATTTTGGGGATAatccaggtgcagcaccttgcacttggtcttgttaaacCTCGTGAGTTTTCCATGGGCTCatttctcaagcttgtccagatCCCTGTGGAAAATTCTAACATTTTCCCAAACAGGCTATTAGACAGCTCCTTCTATATGCTGTATATGCTAACTATATGCTAGATACAATATATATGCTATTTATATGCTCTCTATATgctatatatatctatattataTGTGTGATACAGATCTATAGCAATGTAACACTGCTCTGCATCTCCCTTGCATGTCCTAAACTTCTTCCTGCTCCCCTTGTTTCCGGTAATAACTTAGATATGGactgattttggggttaatCCAGGTGCAGCACCctgcacttggtcttgttaagCCTCATGAGATTTCCATGAGCTCatttctcaagcttgtccagatCCCTGTGGAAAATCCTGACATTTTCTCAAACAGGCTGTTCAGAGAGTTCCTTCTATATGCTCTATATGCTAACAATGTGCTCTATATAAGAGATATATTATATGCTATATTACATATagcatatatataatatatattatatatatattatatataatacacatataaaatataaatacacatatgagtatattatatataatacacatattatatatataatatttctatattatttatcttatatattaatttatattatatattacatgcTATTTATATGCTCTCTATATGCTGTATATATCTATTTGCTATATGTGCTACAGATCTATAGCAATGTAACACTGCCCAGCATCTCCCTTGCATGTCCTAAACTTCTTCCTGCTCCCCTTGTTTCTGCTAATAACTTAGATATTTTCCAGCTCCCTCTGAAACCTCAAGCCCTAAGAAGTGGCCCTGGGTATTGAACAGCACCAAACAATCCTATTTCTGTCTGTGTGTCAGTCAGAGGAGATGTCTGACTGCCCAGATcctcagagggaaaaggaaaggccAGACAAGCCCAAAGTACAGCCTAAACCTCTCTTCTCTGCCTTCCTCAAAGCTCCTccatttgttgggttttttttttatcagcaGCCTGCTATCAGCATAAAAATGGATCCATCCCATCTCAGCCATGCTCCCTCCTGCTGTCAGCCCCAGAAATAGCTGCATtattccagctcctcctgacaCTTCTCCCTTCAAGCAATTTTAGGGGGAGATCAGGGCTTTGCACTGCTAGGGTAGACAGAGAAAGGGCCTCTCATCCAAGTGACACTGCACATTGTGGGTCCAAGCCTGGGGCAATGTTGTGACATCAGCCCCAGAGCAGAATGCCAAAGGAGCAGGGCACCTGTCCTGCTGTTATCTACCTGCTATTATCCACCCTGGACAGGTAAATATGGTGATAGGTAAATATGGTGAAGGTTGAGCAGCTCCCCTTCCTGAAATCTGGGACACAGCAACATTTCCCAAAAGCCGTGCCCCCCTTGGTGCCTGTAAAATTCAGAGGGCCTGTGTGAGAGCAAGGGAAGGActggagagcagagcaaggAGCCTTTGCATGCTGATAAATTtcagaaagaaggaaataaaacagaaagtTCCAGTTCCTTGAAGTCTATGTCATTTTATCAGTCATCAGCTCCTAGCATGCCTGACGTTAAATATTCCAGCACACAAGCACACTGCTGTGTCTCTGCAGTCTCTGCTGAGGTCTTGCTCCCCTATCTCTGCcttggtcttttttttccccccttttcctctACAACAGCCCCAGAGATGCAGCACTGACAGAGGAGCACTTGCAGGAATAGCAGTGTTGCATGAAAGTACCACATCTGCAAAAGGTCACTGATGCAGAATAGGATATCTGAAAAATAGGATACCTAAGCAACAAAATACCTGAAAAATATCATATCTGAAAAATGTACTATCTGAGAAACAAAAtacctgaaaaataaaatacttgaaaaataaaatacctgTAAAATATCATATCTGAAAAATACAATACCTGACAAATATAATACCTGAAAAACATATCTGAAAAATATGAtacctgaaaaataaaatacctggaaaataaattacctGAAAAATGTACTATCTGAGAAATAAAATACCTGGAAAATACCATATCTGAAAAACATAATACCTGAGAAATAAAATACCTGACAAATGTAATAACTGCTAAAAGAAGGGAATGTCATGAGTGACAAGGAGAGAAAGGCATTTGCtacagccctgccccagagagcagctgcagcaggttcCCCTGGGACCAGGAGGTTTCCaagagctctgcctcctgctctcTTGTCAATCAGCTCCTTTTGATGCTGAAATAAGTTTAGACAGTGAATGGATAAATAATAGTGTCTGGCTGTTCTCTGCTTTTTTTATCCACTCCTGTCATGCAGTCCCCAGAGccttggaggagctgcagatggTGAGGCCGAACCTTCGAGGGACTTGCTGGGACACTCTGGGTGCAGGAGAGCTCAGCCCTGACTGCCTGCTTTGCCATGGTTTTCATCTTTAACCCTTAGCTGCCTGCCAGccttcccagctgtgcctgaCAGCCAGGTTTGGGCAATCACTGCCTGAAGTTTGTCATGGAGCGATGACAAGTGTGACTGGAAGGGCAAGAGGACAATTGGGCGTGGGAGCTGCCACCACCTGAGCTGGGATTTGACCTGGATGTTGACTTCAACCTGCTCCTCTCCTTCAAGGCTTTCAAGGAATGAGCACTCATGAATGATCAGCATTTCAAAGCTCATCCCACCTAACTGGGCATCTTTTCTTTCCAGGACAGCCACCACTGGAGTGCAGTGTGATACAAGCAAGAGAGAGATTTCACCTCCTGAAGTATCCCACTGTGCAGTTCCAGAGGGATACTTTACAGAGAAAGCACAGAAATTTTAACTTTTCTATTAACTGGACAACTGGACATCTTTTTGCCGGGACAATCACCACTGGAGTGCAGTGTGATATGAACAGGAGAGATTTCACCTCCTGTAAAATCCCAGTGTGCAATTCcagagaaagcagagaaattaACTGGACAACTTTTAACTTTTCAATTAACTGGACAACTGGACATCTTTTTTCCAGAACAACCACCACTGGAGTTCAGTGTGACACCTGAAAAATCTCAATGTGCAATTCCAGAGGGATGCTTTAGAAAGCACAGAAATTAACTGGACAACTTTTAACTTTTTAATATACTGGACATCATTTTTCCCAGGACAACCACCACTGGAATGCAGTGTGATACAAGCAGGAGAGAGATTTCACCTCCTGAAATATCCCACTGTGCAGTTCCAGAGGGATACTTTACAGAGAAAGCACAGAAATTTTAACTTTTCTATTAACTGGACAACTGGACatctttttttccaaagcaatcACCACTGGAGTGCAGTGTGATACCAGCAGGAGAGAGATTTCACCTCCTGAAAAATCCCAGTGTGCAATTCCAGGGAGATGCTTTACAGATAAAGCAGAGAAATTAACTGGACAACTTTTAACTTTTTCATTATCTGGGCATCTTTTTTGCCAGGACAACGaccactggagtgcattgtacTATGAGCAGGAGAGAGATTTCACCTcctgaaaaatcccaatttccagTTTCAGGGGGACGCTTTAGAAAGCACAGAAATTAAAAGCAGGATCAGAAttctgcagaggcagcagcacaaaATAATCCCCAACGTGAGCCCCAAAGGCATGGCCACTCAGGAggacaggatgtgctgctgtggctgcacagccctTCAGGACAACTCTTGGACAATTATTCAGGAATTTGCCCCAAGAGTCCTTTGCTTGAAGCCAAAAGAGGAAATTGATGCTGGTGGAGCAGATAAATTGAAGGCAAAGAAGCAGAGCTCTTTAATGGATGTTGAGAGTCTGAGGGAGAATACAGCAGACATTTGATATTTTACTTTTGCAGAATAAATCTAAGCTTCAAAATGCCCTGCTCTCCTTTCAGACTGACTGAGGAACGTGCAGAGGGGATTGTGCAAGTGCTCAGACATTGCTCAGGATCCTGCACTGCTGGAATCTGAAATGCAGGGAATTCTCAGAGCCTGTAAgccaaagcttagaattaaacacaggatttgatctgagaccttgggAAAGGCTTCTAAACTTAGGTGCCAGAAGTGAGAATATGGATTTTAAAGCAGAGACACATTAAATTAGGAAGAGGGAAGTTTAGAGCTTTAGAGTTTAAGATATAGAAAAAACAAAGGTAAAAAAggagtttaggatgcagtgctgtaggtttgtgtgtcatagcattaCTAGCTTTgaaagcttacactgtagcatgagtccataagataaaatattgaaggattggatCAAAACCATAAATATCCTTATTGGCAGTGATTTATTGGTCAATAAATCTTTAAAAGGGCTTGTAACTATGGGTTGTGTGACCTTCTGAACCATGCTGTGAAGATGTGAGCtgaactcacccttcctgtctgtgtagaagataagaaaaataaatggcatcatctaaaaaccTCAGAGATCTAACTCAAAACTCCTTCAACAACCCCCATACTGCAGAGTTAGGCAGTGACAGGAATTTCTGGTTTATGAATGGGCAGCGCCAGGCAGGTCAATGACC
The genomic region above belongs to Zonotrichia albicollis isolate bZonAlb1 chromosome 8, bZonAlb1.hap1, whole genome shotgun sequence and contains:
- the RGS8 gene encoding regulator of G-protein signaling 8 isoform X4, with translation MSGIIQPAPAALWSRGMRTRLGCLSHKSDSYNDFTAILPDKPNRALKRLSTEEATRWADSFDVLLSHKYGLAAFRAFLKTEFSEENLEFWLACEDFKKTRSAAKLASKAQRIFEEFIDVQAPREVNIDFQTRELTRRNVQEPSLSCFDQAQGKVHSLMEKDSYPRFLRSKIYTDLLSQTQRRLS
- the RGS8 gene encoding regulator of G-protein signaling 8 isoform X6 translates to MAALLIPRRRLSTEEATRWADSFDVLLSHKYGLAAFRAFLKTEFSEENLEFWLACEDFKKTRSAAKLASKAQRIFEEFIDVQAPREVNIDFQTRELTRRNVQEPSLSCFDQAQGKVHSLMEKDSYPRFLRSKIYTDLLSQTQRRLS
- the RGS8 gene encoding regulator of G-protein signaling 8 isoform X5, whose product is MAALLIPRRSRGMRTRLGCLSHKSDSYNDFTAILPDKPNRALKRLSTEEATRWADSFDVLLSHKYGLAAFRAFLKTEFSEENLEFWLACEDFKKTRSAAKLASKAQRIFEEFIDVQAPREVNIDFQTRELTRRNVQEPSLSCFDQAQGKVHSLMEKDSYPRFLRSKIYTDLLSQTQRRLS
- the RGS8 gene encoding regulator of G-protein signaling 8 isoform X2, which produces MRWDELGCTGKCWDESRSEHAVGTDPPAGRTAQRQSRGMRTRLGCLSHKSDSYNDFTAILPDKPNRALKRLSTEEATRWADSFDVLLSHKYGLAAFRAFLKTEFSEENLEFWLACEDFKKTRSAAKLASKAQRIFEEFIDVQAPREVNIDFQTRELTRRNVQEPSLSCFDQAQGKVHSLMEKDSYPRFLRSKIYTDLLSQTQRRLS
- the RGS8 gene encoding regulator of G-protein signaling 8 isoform X3 produces the protein MCLQTPVGSLGEKRSRSEHAVGTDPPAGRTAQRQSRGMRTRLGCLSHKSDSYNDFTAILPDKPNRALKRLSTEEATRWADSFDVLLSHKYGLAAFRAFLKTEFSEENLEFWLACEDFKKTRSAAKLASKAQRIFEEFIDVQAPREVNIDFQTRELTRRNVQEPSLSCFDQAQGKVHSLMEKDSYPRFLRSKIYTDLLSQTQRRLS